In Chiroxiphia lanceolata isolate bChiLan1 chromosome 7, bChiLan1.pri, whole genome shotgun sequence, the DNA window TCAGTGGGGAGACACAGGGTATCTAGATCATCTTCTCCACTGATGGAAGTGGGACTCAGTGTTGGGGGGGGCACTTCTTGAAGAAAAcactcctctgctccccagggtgATCCCTTGGATGTGGAAGCGTGTGGTCTGGCTAAAACATGGTGTCAGGATCTGGAGATGCTTGTTCAGGCGTTGTCAATATGGTAGAACAAAGGCAAGTACCTGGGTTGTCAGGCTGAGAAGACAGCCAGCACTTGAGCTTACAGAAACAACTTTTGAGTTTCTTGCAAGACTGGAATAATTGATTTCTTGATAATTGTGAATGAAAACTGTCACATTATATCTAAATTAACAGCTCTCAGTTTGAAAGACTGAGCATCTCTCCAGGGGCTCCTAGTCTGTAGAGACCAAGAGGGGAATAGCTGATGCAGTAATAAGCTCAGGTAGCAGTTCCAGTTTTGCGGGGTTTGTGTATATTATACAGTAGATAGAGGAGATTATTAGCATTGGTTAAAATAATCCCATCAGTGTCAATAATACCTAAATCTTGTTAATTTTAGGCAATTAATCTGTAGATTAGGCTTGAAGTCTGTTAATTTGATTGAGAGATATAGGGGAGTCCTACTCTGAGATGAAGAACTGCTGCTGTACAATTCTGATGTTCCTTACATACCACTAAGTACAAAACCAGAAGTATCCATCAAAAAtaaaggcagggaaagaggaCACAGAGGATAATCTAATTCTCTCCAAAATCCCTGAGAGGTTAAGACTGAATGTTTAAAGGCAACTTTTGTCGTTTTTCTATGAGGCCAATTAgtttttttcccaccttaaTAGCTGATTAATTCTCTGACTTATTTTGATCAAAAGGCATAGGTATCTtggaactaaaaataaatggcttttattttctgcaaaaaaaaaatagttatgtAACAATTCACACATCCCTAGTTAAGACAAAATATCAGACCTGTAGCTAAATCAGGCTGCTCTGATGAGATTTTTAAGTCTGGCCCTGAGGAACCTCTGTCAAGGAATGAGGCACTGCAGATTCCAAGGCCGTTAATACATCTCCCcatatgagaaaaataatccaaattaaTCATCAATCTTAAATCTAAATATTGTTCCTGTAatcatgaagaaataaaaaagaagctCTTCTAGAACCTGTCGGCTACATTCGTTTGTATTCATTAGCATCTATTACCTGAGGATTTTCATGGCCAAAACTATGTATTAAAACACAGTATGTTAATGcataaacagaatattttagcagaaaactgtaattaaaaaagtaGCTGACCTGAGGCACTCACTTTGTtgactttgttctttttttgacTCATTCTCGTAATAAGtactaaataatttttcttgtcCCTCGAAGTCTCTGTATtagtttaatgaaaaatttttaGCGTAAGAACTtcagaggtttttattttattcccagCAGATCACATACCTCTAAGTCCAGTTTGAggaggtggggctggggggcttgGAAATATACTGGATATTATTGAATGAAGTGAGTGTATGGCAGTATCAGCTTTGTAGAAACATTCATACTGATTGATTTGCTAAAAGTATCTATACAAACATGCAAAGAGTGGAGATGGTCTTGTGAACATCAAGACTGATGTCCTTGGTGGCTTGGAGAGCTACACAGGGTCCTGCTtggcacagacagcacagagcagcagaggacaGAGACGGGTGGATGGAAGGCACTACTGGAGCAGGGGTTTATTTTGAGTTTGCAGAGGAGTATAAAACTTGGGGAAGGTCGAGTGACACAGCACATAAATTGGAGCTGAGGAAAACCagctcctggagaagggaagggtaGTCCAGTCTGCAGAGGGTTTGGCAATTAGGGGTTTTGGTGTCTCAAAACAGCTCCCCAGGGGTTGTTAGGAAGCTGGTCCCTGGTGCACATCTCATGGCTGGGCctgaggcagcagggctgtgtgccTATACCCAGCATCAGCACTTCTTTGCCTTGGGACTCCCTTTCTACTCAAAATCCAGGCAGCTGAAGTCCCTTCaacagcagaaggcagagaagTGGGGAAGTATTGCTGCTGTTTAGGGAAATAGgaggaaaagcaattttaacAAGTCTTTCCTGATTAATTACAGCCTtgaatgttgttttaaaaatatttttggtagcTGTTGTATAGTTTATATACTAATGGAGTAGAGGAGATGGAaatcacacagagaaaaaaagaattatttacaatttataattattgagaaatgttttgaattgATCATATGTGGAGAAAGATTTAAATTTAGTTGCTGCACTAAAATTGCAGGCAGCTGGGTTTACATCTAGCAGCAAGTAGTTAGTTGATACTTAAAAGACAGTCACACGTCTCTGGCTGAGTATTTTCTCAAGAGGAGTTAGAATATGTTTCTTGTCTGGTTGTCCATTTTCCTACAATGCTTTGTGGTTCAAAACAAACGGGGGGGATGAGAGTGTAAAGTACTTTTAGCTGAGCAGACCTGTATGTGGGGCTCCCACATGAGCCATGCAATTAAGCATGCAGCAGAGATGGGCTTCTCAGCCTGGTGAGAACTCCCTTTGCCAAAGAACACTCAAGTATACTGGCAAGAAGACCCAGACTCTCCTGAATGGGTATCTCAGGGGTCTGACCCATGACTGTCATTTTGATTCATTTTAGTGTTGCTTCAGGTGTCCAAGGTtgctgagaagagaaaaatagaggTAGGACAGTCACATGTGTCCCACTGGCATGCTGACTCATCCCAGGCTCCCAACAGTGCTTCAGAGACAAGTTCTTCTCCACATAGTCCGAGACTCTTTGTTCATGCCTTTTTATCCCAGAGTTCCTCCTTTATTTGTGATATCTCTTGATTCCAGTGGGATCCTCCAAATTTTGGTTATGCAGACCTTAACCAGGTGCTGGAGCTTCCCATCAAACCCATGTTTTCATGTagttctgctctgaaaatgtAGATGACACAACTGGATACTGCCTCCTCACAGCTGTAGCAAGTTGCTGAGATCTGGAAGGCAGTTTAATAGCTACAAATATCACTCATGAAAACTTGCTATCTCTAATGCTGCAGTCAATCAAGTTGCTCTAcagctcagaatattttatAGCTCAGCATAAATTCAGGGAACTGAATTGTGGGAAGGGATAATATGTTGTGTTTTGAGGTTCAGAAGAACATTAATTATCTTTACATAAATGTgtcttttctattatttatgcAGTCATGGAATGACtgaagaaaaactaatttttttttaatatataattgtTCTACAGGATCCTTCAAACcaaaaatgtggaagaaagaaaacagtgtccTTCAGCAGCATGccatcagagaagaaaataagcagtGCCAGCGACTGTATCAGCTTTATGCAGGCTGGGTGTGAACTGAAGAAAGTTCGTCCAAATTCCCGGATTTATAACCGTTTTTTTACTCTGGATCCTGACCTGCAGGCTCTTCGTTGGGAGCCTTCCAAGAAGGATCTTGACAAAGCCAAGCTTGATATTTCTGCTATAAAAGAAATCAGACTAGGGAAGAACACAGAAACGTTCAGGAATAATGGACTTGCAGATCAGATTTCTGAGGACTGTGCGCTGTCGGTGATTCATGGTGAGAACTATGAGTCCCTTGACTTGGTTGCCAATTCAGCTGATGTGGCCAATATTTGGGTATCAGGATTAAGGTACTTGGTTTCTCGTAGCAAACAACCCCTGGACTTGATGGAAAGCAGCCATGATACCCCACGGTTTGCCTGGCTAAAAACTGTATTTGATGCAGCAGATGTTGATGGCAATGGCATAATGTTAGAAGATACGTCTGTAGAGCTAATAAAGAAGCTTAACCCCACCTTAAAAGAGTCAAAGATTAGATTAAAATTTAAGGAAATtcagaagagcaaagagaaactAACAACACGAGTAACGAGAGAGGAGTTTTGTGAAGCATTCAGTGAACTTTGCACAAGACCTGAAGTGTATTTTTTACTTGTGCAGATATCCAAAAACAAAGAGTACCTGGATGCCAATGACCTCATGCTGTTTTTAGAGGCTGAGCAAGGAGTGACCCACATAACAGAAGAAATGTGTCTAGATATTATACGTAGGTATGAGCTTTCTGAAGAAGGGCGATTGAAAGGTTTTCTTGCAATTGATGGATTTACTCAGTACTTGTTGTCCCCAGAATGTGATATTTTTGACCCAGAGCACAAAAAAATTGTCCAAGACATGACACAGCCTTTGTCACATTACTACATCAATGCATCCCACAATACATATCTAATAGAAGACCAGCTCAGAGGGCCAGCTGATATCAATGGTTATGTCAGGGCTTTAAAGATGAGTTGTCGGAGTATTGAACTAGACGTCTGTGACGGCCCAGATAATGAACCCATTATTTGTAACCGCAACAACATGACATCTCCGCTTGCCTTTCGAAATGTTATTGAGGTAATAAACAAATTGGCCTTCTTTGCTTCAGAATACCCACTTATTCTCTGCTTGGGGAACCATTGCTCTGTGCAACAGCAGAAGGTAGTGGTACAACACATGAAAAGAATCTTTGGAAACAAACTGTACACAGAGGCACCTTTATCCTCAGAAGTCTACCTCCCATCgcctgagaaactgaaaatgaagatcATCGTGAAGGGGAAGAAACTGCCCCGTGACCAGGATATATTAGAAGGAGAAGTCACGGATGAAGACGAAGAGGCTGAAATATCCCGAAGACTGTCAGAGGACTTCTCAAGGGAACCAAAGCTGatctggctctgcagggaattGTCTGATTTGGTGTCCCTATGCAAATCTGTCCAATACAAAGACTTTGAGACATCcatgaaatttcaaaattattggGAAATGTGCTCCTTCAGTGAGGCAGAAGCCAGTCGGATTGCAAATGAATACCCTGAAGATTTTGTCAACTACAACAAAAAGTTTCTGTCCAGGGTGTACCCGAGTGCTATGAGGATAGACTCCAGTAACTTAAATCCTCAAGATTTTTGGAATTGTGGTTGCCAGATAGTGGCAATGAACTATCAGACCCCGGGGCCCATGATGGACCTACACACTGGTTGGTTCCTACAGAATGGGGGATGTGGGTACGTTCTCAGGCCTTCAGTGATGCGTGATGAAGTGTCTTACTTCAGTGCAAATACCAAGGGTGTTGTGCCAGGGGTCTCTCCTCAGGTCCTACATGTCAAAATAATCAGTGGTCAGAATTTTCCAAAGCCCAAGGGTGCATGTGCAAAAGGGGATGTTATAGACCCCTATGTTTGCATAGAAATACATGGGATTCCTGCAGACTGCACCGAACAAAGAACTAAAACTGTTCAACAAAACAGTGATAACCCCATTTTTGATGAAAGCTTTGAGTTCCAGATCAATCTGCCGGAACTGGCCATGATCCGCTTTGTTGTTTTGGATGATGACTACATTGGGGATGAGTTCATAGGACAGTATACCATCCCTCTGGAGTGCTTACAGCCTGGATACAGGCACATACCACTGCGGTCTTTTGTTGGTGATATCATGGAGCACGTTACCCTCTTTGTTCACATTGCTATAACCAACCGCAGTGGAGGTGGGAAGGCACAGAAGCGCAGCCTCTCGGTGAGGATAGGGAAGAAAGCAAGGGAGTACACCATGCTGAGGAACACTGGTCTCAAGACTATTGATGACATCTTTAAGCTGGCAGTGCATCCACTGCGAGAGGCTACTGACATGAGAGAAAATATGCAGGTATGACGCTTCCATTGTGTGTGCTGGGGTGTCCTGAATGTGGAAGTGAAGATCATGGGGTGAGCTGCTTGTAGGACAAGCTTGCTGAAGCTGGTGAAGCTTCAGACCCACAGCTGTTGTCAGCCTTTAAATGGACATTGGAAGGCTGATAGTTACAGGTGTTAATTAATAAGCAAATGTAGGATTAggcagaaacattttaaaaatcagtatgtGCTCTCCAAACATATCCTttactggttgttttttttctgaaaaagctgaACATTTGTGTGCCCCCACCTCAAGTCTCAAGTACTTCATTTCCTTGTTGGTTCTAGAAAACGTCAgcaagcttttgttttgctagCTGTGTGAGGGTTGTGCTCTTAGTTTTCTTTGGGTGAGTATAAGAAACAGTCAGTGGATGGTGTCACTAAGGTCTTGTCTACACCACAGAAACCCACTGTGCAAAGAGCAGCATGTTTTCCCGAGTGTGCGTTGCCACTGTTTGCCCAAGGGCTGCAGATGTTTGACATAGGCACTGAATGCCACTCAAATTGCAATTTCCTCCCTGCTAAATAGCTGTGTTGTCTTGGCTGGCTGAGTGCCGGCACAGACACCGGTGCCATGTCTTGGCTCAGAGGGTCTCCTGGCTCTGTCTACCCACCCATGCTGCTCCATGTAGCAGAGCCTGCTGTGGCTGGCAGCATCAGGGCCCAGGTGCCCAGTGCTGTCACAACTGCTCGGGTGAGACCTTCATGGCTGGCAGGAGGTGAAGTGGCAGCGAGGCCAAACGAGAACCAGTCTGCCCAGTGCTCTCTTCCATGGTGGGAGCGACTCTGTGGGTTAATTAAGGGGCAGCTCAATTCAGAGCTTCAGGCACTGCCTAGAAACAGAACTAAGTAGCATTAAACAATGACTTCTCCTTATTAAATAGCTGAAATCAACTGTAACTATCTCCTTGGTAAAGATACAGAaacaattcattttttctttcttgaaaactggagaaaaatgcatagCACTTCATTGACCCCACTTTTCTGGATGGAGTCtaaagcaaatgaaatgttGACAGCTGGAAAAGTTTACAAAATGACATAAGTTTTAAATCATTCTCAAAGGAATAGTCTCAGCATATTTTTAAGAATGGGAAACTTCccaggcttttctttctttcaggcCTTGAAAGTGACTAGTTTGAACTGCTGACTCCACCTTCTGTCTGGGTCAGGCACTATATGTGAACTTTATATAGTTcatttatatatgaaaaaactCTGACTCAGAAACAGCATTAATGTGCCTACCAAGCAAAACTACAATAAAAAATCATGTTCTGGAGAGTGCTGTGTTAAGacacagttttatatttaactGCAAGCTAATGTATTTGATCAATGAGAAAAGCATTGTCTGATGGGTCTTTTTCCACAAGATGTGGGAGGAACATTTGCAAGGTATGGGTTGTTATAGTATTTTTACTTGGGTTTTGCGCGTCTTGGTCACTCCTTATATGACTCAGGAAGGGTGGGTGCATGTCAGCTGTACATCCTCTGActtgataaataaataaatcctggCACGTTGGTTTGGTTTGACCTGTATATTCAATATCGATTTTCTTAAATGTG includes these proteins:
- the PLCL1 gene encoding inactive phospholipase C-like protein 1 is translated as MAEAAGGREQPAAGRAPADAAHRAEEEPEPASLDAPAGAAGRRRERRSGVSAVGTAERFPGGSLGPAAAPDPDACLLEAAKATPRRSSIIKDPSNQKCGRKKTVSFSSMPSEKKISSASDCISFMQAGCELKKVRPNSRIYNRFFTLDPDLQALRWEPSKKDLDKAKLDISAIKEIRLGKNTETFRNNGLADQISEDCALSVIHGENYESLDLVANSADVANIWVSGLRYLVSRSKQPLDLMESSHDTPRFAWLKTVFDAADVDGNGIMLEDTSVELIKKLNPTLKESKIRLKFKEIQKSKEKLTTRVTREEFCEAFSELCTRPEVYFLLVQISKNKEYLDANDLMLFLEAEQGVTHITEEMCLDIIRRYELSEEGRLKGFLAIDGFTQYLLSPECDIFDPEHKKIVQDMTQPLSHYYINASHNTYLIEDQLRGPADINGYVRALKMSCRSIELDVCDGPDNEPIICNRNNMTSPLAFRNVIEVINKLAFFASEYPLILCLGNHCSVQQQKVVVQHMKRIFGNKLYTEAPLSSEVYLPSPEKLKMKIIVKGKKLPRDQDILEGEVTDEDEEAEISRRLSEDFSREPKLIWLCRELSDLVSLCKSVQYKDFETSMKFQNYWEMCSFSEAEASRIANEYPEDFVNYNKKFLSRVYPSAMRIDSSNLNPQDFWNCGCQIVAMNYQTPGPMMDLHTGWFLQNGGCGYVLRPSVMRDEVSYFSANTKGVVPGVSPQVLHVKIISGQNFPKPKGACAKGDVIDPYVCIEIHGIPADCTEQRTKTVQQNSDNPIFDESFEFQINLPELAMIRFVVLDDDYIGDEFIGQYTIPLECLQPGYRHIPLRSFVGDIMEHVTLFVHIAITNRSGGGKAQKRSLSVRIGKKAREYTMLRNTGLKTIDDIFKLAVHPLREATDMRENMQNAMVSVKELCGLPPIASLKQCILTLSSRLVSSDSSPSVTLCMKDTFPYLEPLGTVPDVQKKVLAAYDLMIQESRVLIETADITHDKIVQCQKAGMEFHEELHNLGTKEGLKGRKLSKAIESFAWNITVLKGQGDLLKNAKNEALENMKQIQLACLSCGLSKTGSGHADAKSKRCLEAIQEKDTGDENGRL